A window of the Synechococcus sp. LTW-R genome harbors these coding sequences:
- a CDS encoding chromophore lyase CpcT/CpeT — MTNLAGALTRMLSGSFSNQAQAFENPPLYGNILVRIRPIIHLQAYSLLLEQAYAIAPNEPYRVRVLRPGYLEDGTLSILNFAIESPERFYGAVEDPARLAELAEADLRLLSGCTYWVDQTNGGFSGKVEPGCNCKVFRKGRDSYLLSEFELTPQTMQTIDRGYDPVTHEHLWGSIAGPFRFEKLCDWSQEVPAGWN; from the coding sequence GTGACAAACCTTGCCGGCGCGCTAACGCGAATGCTTTCGGGCAGCTTTAGTAATCAAGCTCAGGCATTTGAGAACCCACCGCTCTACGGAAATATCCTTGTCCGGATTCGTCCGATTATTCATCTTCAGGCCTATAGCCTTTTGCTTGAGCAGGCCTATGCGATAGCCCCAAATGAGCCTTATCGGGTCAGGGTTCTGCGGCCCGGTTATCTCGAGGATGGGACGCTTTCCATTTTAAATTTCGCGATCGAGTCTCCTGAGCGTTTTTATGGCGCTGTCGAGGACCCAGCAAGGCTTGCTGAGCTTGCCGAGGCTGATTTAAGGCTTTTGTCTGGCTGCACCTATTGGGTGGATCAGACCAATGGAGGGTTTAGTGGAAAGGTTGAACCGGGTTGTAATTGCAAGGTCTTTCGTAAGGGGCGTGATTCCTATCTGTTGAGTGAGTTTGAGTTGACCCCTCAAACGATGCAAACGATTGACCGTGGTTACGACCCGGTGACCCATGAGCACCTTTGGGGATCAATCGCTGGACCATTCCGTTTTGAAAAGCTTTGCGACTGGAGTCAAGAGGTGCCAGCGGGTTGGAATTAA
- a CDS encoding DUF2470 domain-containing protein, whose amino-acid sequence MSADPLTPAVSDRICKHMNDDHAEAVLAYARHYGGVEAPVAARMLAVRPELMELEVDGACVEVRFDHTLTDSEDAHRTLVSMLRAMPQA is encoded by the coding sequence ATGTCTGCTGACCCCCTCACTCCCGCCGTCAGCGATCGGATTTGCAAGCACATGAACGACGACCACGCTGAGGCGGTTCTCGCCTATGCGCGTCACTACGGCGGTGTCGAGGCTCCGGTTGCAGCTCGGATGCTGGCCGTGCGTCCTGAGCTGATGGAACTTGAGGTTGATGGCGCCTGCGTTGAAGTCCGCTTTGACCACACCCTGACCGACAGTGAGGACGCCCACCGGACACTGGTGTCCATGTTGCGGGCCATGCCTCAGGCCTGA